In Streptococcus parasuis, the following proteins share a genomic window:
- a CDS encoding VanZ family protein translates to MQTKKMSMFLFFAYLLLLAWMIVFKMDLSIVYGRYGYASINLIPFAGTAVYDGVLDFPEILFNIVSFIPFGIYLEMLFRKASWVANLCLIMLVSLCFEVLQYLLFLGVADITDLLANGLGGAIGINIMYVLTSIWREKAYVRMNIFCFALTFFVILITYLTL, encoded by the coding sequence ATGCAGACAAAGAAAATGAGTATGTTTTTATTTTTTGCCTATCTCCTTTTACTTGCTTGGATGATTGTCTTTAAGATGGACTTGAGCATCGTATATGGACGCTATGGTTATGCTAGTATAAACTTAATTCCGTTTGCAGGAACAGCAGTCTATGATGGAGTGTTAGATTTTCCAGAAATTCTATTTAATATTGTAAGTTTTATTCCCTTTGGTATTTATTTGGAAATGCTATTTCGCAAGGCATCATGGGTGGCTAATCTATGTTTGATTATGTTAGTGAGTCTCTGCTTTGAGGTTCTGCAATATCTTCTTTTTCTTGGGGTTGCAGATATAACTGATTTACTGGCTAACGGCTTAGGGGGAGCAATCGGTATTAATATCATGTATGTCTTGACCAGTATTTGGCGGGAGAAGGCCTATGTTCGTATGAATATTTTTTGTTTTGCGCTAACATTTTTTGTTATATTAATAACTTATTTAACTCTGTAA